One genomic segment of Bos javanicus breed banteng chromosome 23, ARS-OSU_banteng_1.0, whole genome shotgun sequence includes these proteins:
- the LOC133237016 gene encoding histone H2B type 1-C/E/F/G/I → MPEPAKSAPAPKKGSKKAVTKAQKKDGKKRKRSRKESYSVYVYKVLKQVHPDTGISSKAMGIMNSFVNDIFERIAGEASRLAHYNKRSTITSREIQTAVRLLLPGELAKHAVSEGTKAVTKYTSSK, encoded by the coding sequence ATGCCTGAGCCAGCGAAGTCCGCTCCTGCCCCGAAGAAGGGTTCTAAGAAGGCGGTGACCAAGGCGCAGAAGAAGGACGGCAAGAAGCGCAAGCGCAGCCGCAAGGAGAGCTACTCCGTGTACgtgtacaaggtgctgaagcaGGTCCACCCGGACACCGGCATCTCGTCCAAGGCCATgggcatcatgaactccttcgtcAACGATATCTTCGAGCGCATCGCTGGCGAGGCGTCGCGCCTGGCGCATTACAACAAGCGTTCGACcatcacatccagggagatccagacgGCCGTGCGCCTGCTGCTGCCcggggagctggccaagcacgccGTGTCCGAGGGCACCAAGGCCGTCACCAAATACACCAGCTCCAAGTAA